A window of the Zeugodacus cucurbitae isolate PBARC_wt_2022May chromosome 4, idZeuCucr1.2, whole genome shotgun sequence genome harbors these coding sequences:
- the LOC105215262 gene encoding somatostatin receptor type 5, with protein sequence MSHNVATNAFPDEPEIPTLALFPLEEAIESPLLHNLSKALAVGIHNDTYNATMEYSYYENCPTNGDSIGHIVNFVLYVIVCVIGLFGNTLVIYVVLRYSKMQTITNVYILNLAVADECFLIGIPFLLHTIVSGSWQFGNFMCKAYMVSTSITQFTSSIFLLIMSADRYIAVCHPISSTQYRTPLISKLVSCFAWLTSAVLMLPVIIFANTVEQSGHISCHIKWPELGHHETGFTFIMYVFTLGFATPLVFILCFYYLVIRKLRTVGPQNKSKEKKRSHRKVTRLVLTVITVYILCWLPFWISQLILITTTPSPCATRFEIAIFLLVGCLGYSNSAMNPFLYAFLSENFKKSFRKAFAAITAINTKDTTFTASGTGTLQTAELHSKDISMFSKLGKKGRKLAAIRQQRQKQKEALLGADSNTTTMVTNTTYGTATTATTMTVAETSEALPTEITNANPTLTACCHNGQLIRGDNTTADSTELSTVSVVNAAAAAQANGIVAHDANAVAERPPVLRTDL encoded by the coding sequence ATGTCACACAACGTCGCTACAAACGCATTCCCCGATGAACCGGAGATCCCGACACTGGCGCTCTTCCCGCTCGAAGAGGCTATCGAATCGCCATTGCTACACAATCTCAGCAAAGCGTTGGCGGTAGGCATACACAATGACACCTACAATGCAACCATGGAATATTCATACTATGAGAATTGTCCAACAAATGGTGACTCTATTGGACATATAGTGAATTTCGTGCTCTATGTGATCGTTTGTGTTATTGGTCTGTTCGGCAACACGCTTGTGATCTATGTCGTGTTGCGCTATTCGAAAATGCAAACCATTACAAATGTCTACATACTCAATTTGGCGGTGGCTGATGAGTGTTTCCTAATTGGCATACCATTTCTGCTGCACACCATAGTCAGCGGTAGTTGGCAATTCGGCAATTTCATGTGTAAAGCTTATATGGTGAGCACCTCGATTACGCAGTTTACTTCGTCGATCTTCTTGTTGATCATGTCGGCCGATCGTTATATCGCCGTTTGTCATCCGATCTCCTCGACGCAATACCGCACGCCACTCATTTCGAAATTAGTATCCTGCTTCGCTTGGCTCACATCGGCCGTACTGATGTTGCCGGTCATCATATTCGCCAACACTGTGGAACAGAGTGGACACATTTCGTGTCACATCAAGTGGCCTGAATTGGGCCATCATGAGACCGGTTTCACTTTCATAATGTATGTCTTTACGCTCGGTTTCGCCACACCGCTCGTTTTCATACTTTGCTTTTATTATCTCGTCATACGGAAATTGCGCACTGTCGGTCCACAGAATAAGTCGAAAGAGAAGAAGCGTTCTCACCGCAAGGTAACACGTTTGGTGTTGACCGTCATCACAGTTTATATACTTTGCTGGCTGCCCTTCTGGATCTCACAACTAATACTCATCACGACGACACCCAGTCCATGTGCTACACGTTTTGAAATTGCCATCTTCCTGCTGGTCGGCTGTCTTGGTTACTCCAACTCGGCGATGAATCCCTTCCTCTACGCTTTCCTAAGTGAAAACTTTAAAAAGAGCTTCCGCAAAGCATTCGCCGCCATAACCGCTATAAATACCAAGGACACCACGTTCACGGCCAGCGGCACCGGCACTTTGCAGACAGCTGAGTTGCATAGCAAGGATATTAGTATGTTCAGTAAGTTGGGTAAGAAGGGGCGCAAATTAGCGGCTATACGTCAACAACGGCAAAAGCAAAAGGAGGCGCTACTAGGTGCGGACAGTAATACAACAACTATGGTTACAAATACCACTTACGGCACGGCAACGACCGCGACAACAATGACCGTGGCCGAGACATCGGAGGCATTGCCAACGGAAATTACAAATGCCAATCCCACGCTCACTGCGTGCTGTCACAATGGTCAGCTGATTAGAGGCGACAATACAACAGCTGATTCTACAGAGCTGAGCACTGTCAGTGTGGTGAATGCGGCCGCGGCAGCGCAAGCCAATGGCATTGTGGCACATGATGCAAATGCGGTGGCGGAGCGACCGCCGGTGTTGCGCACAGATTTATAA